In Chitinophagaceae bacterium, the DNA window AGAAAAGAGTAAATTTGAGTACTCAATTATTCCATGAAGGAAGTAACTACATTTATCATCTTTTACTTTTATTCGAATTCGGATATACCCAATCCGGCCAATGGACCTGGATGAAGGGTGATACTTCATTTTATGAATGGCTTCATATGGACACAGTAGGTGTTGAAGACTCTTCTTTTCATCCATCAGCCCTTTATATGGCGAGTACTTGGACTGATGAAGAAGGACGATTGTGGTTATTCGGAGGTCTTAATTACAATCCGTTGACTTTACATAAAGAATATTTTGATTTTATTTGGAAGTACAATCCTTCAACGAATAATTGGTCTTGTATGAAAGCATCACCATATATAAACTCATTCGGTGAATATGGCGATATTGGTATACCTAATGTGGATAATTATCCAAGTAGCAGGATTGCTTCCGGATTCTGGAAAGATACTTCGGACATGATATGGGTGTTTGGCGGTGTAAATGCCTACGGCTCCTGGAATGACATGTGGAAATACGACATGGGCTCAAATACGTGGACATGGATAAAAGGTCCGGACACCTGGAATGTTGCCGGTCACTATGGAAATAAAGGAGTTGGTTCTCCCACTAACAATCCTCCTCCAAGAAGTGAAAGCGCATGCTGGGTGGATATCAATAACGATCTATGGTTATTTGGTGGCTATTGGATCAATCCTTCCATTGGATGGGAGTATTACACCGACCTTTGGAAGTACAACATTGCAACCAACATGTGGACCTGGATGGGTGGGAGCCAGGAAGTTGATCAACCAGGAAACTACGGCATCAAAGGAATTCCTGATACCGCCAATATTCCAAGATCAAGAACATGCAATTGCAGTTGGACGGATACTGCAGGTAACTTCTATTTGTTTGGAGGAACAACTTTATTTCCTTTTCAATTGCAATTCAATGATGTTTGGAGATATAATCCAAATACAAAAGAATGGACTTGGTTAAATGGATTAGACACATTTAATATCCATGGTTCAATTGATGAGTATTGCCATTATCAAAATGGAAATTTTCCTATTTCAAGAACGCGAGCATCATGTGTTAAATTAAATGATGATGAAATTTTTATGTTTGGCGGCTTCGTTGAATGGAGCCTTGCTTCAATAACGCGCGACGCATGGAAGTATCGAATATCAACAAATGAGTGGAAAGTAATCTGGGGTGACAGTCTTATTTTTCCAGGAAATTTTGGAACACAAGGAATTTATTCACCAACTAATGATCCACGGAGCAGACTTGGAGCTTCATGTTGGAAAGAAGACCAAGATAATATTTGGATTTATGGTGGTGGCTATTATCCTGATTCTCATTCATTAGCCGATTTATGGAAATATGTGATCGACACCTCTTGCAGTATTGTTTCTATGGTGGAAACAATTAATGACGAAATCTCTTCCATCTCCATTTATCCCAATCCAGCTAATGATTATTTCAACATAAAATTTAATTCCAGC includes these proteins:
- a CDS encoding T9SS type A sorting domain-containing protein codes for the protein MSTQLFHEGSNYIYHLLLLFEFGYTQSGQWTWMKGDTSFYEWLHMDTVGVEDSSFHPSALYMASTWTDEEGRLWLFGGLNYNPLTLHKEYFDFIWKYNPSTNNWSCMKASPYINSFGEYGDIGIPNVDNYPSSRIASGFWKDTSDMIWVFGGVNAYGSWNDMWKYDMGSNTWTWIKGPDTWNVAGHYGNKGVGSPTNNPPPRSESACWVDINNDLWLFGGYWINPSIGWEYYTDLWKYNIATNMWTWMGGSQEVDQPGNYGIKGIPDTANIPRSRTCNCSWTDTAGNFYLFGGTTLFPFQLQFNDVWRYNPNTKEWTWLNGLDTFNIHGSIDEYCHYQNGNFPISRTRASCVKLNDDEIFMFGGFVEWSLASITRDAWKYRISTNEWKVIWGDSLIFPGNFGTQGIYSPTNDPRSRLGASCWKEDQDNIWIYGGGYYPDSHSLADLWKYVIDTSCSIVSMVETINDEISSISIYPNPANDYFNIKFNSSSPVSARLIITLPSGVKILERALRTSNITIDIAGLAAGIYFIDITSKEKRSVFKLIKQ